Proteins from a genomic interval of Streptomyces sp. NBC_01445:
- the alr gene encoding alanine racemase, with product MTERAPAVGRARAEIDLAALRANVRSLRDRAPGAEFMAVVKADAYGHGMIPCARAAREAGATWIGTATPEEALAVRAAGIEGRVMCWLWTPGGPWREGIEADLDMSVSGMWALDEVVAAARVVGRPARIQLKADTGLGRNGCLPGDWPELVRSAVAAEREGLVAVSGLWSHFACADEPGHPSIAAQLDRFREMVSFAEGAGVRPEVRHIANSPGTLTLPETHFDLVRPGIAMYGISPSPEIGTPEDFGLRPVMTLSASLALVKHAPGGLGVSYGHHYVTPGETTLGLVPLGYGDGIPRHASGTGPVLVGGKLRTVAGRVAMDQFVVDLGGDELRAGDEAVLFGPGDRGEPTAEDWAQAAGTIAYEIVTRIGARVPRVYVDGGAARG from the coding sequence ATGACTGAGAGAGCACCTGCCGTGGGCCGTGCCCGGGCCGAGATCGATCTGGCCGCTCTGCGGGCCAATGTGCGGTCCCTGCGCGATCGTGCGCCCGGGGCCGAGTTCATGGCTGTGGTCAAGGCTGATGCCTACGGCCACGGCATGATTCCCTGCGCGCGCGCCGCGCGGGAGGCCGGTGCCACCTGGATCGGTACGGCCACGCCCGAGGAGGCCCTCGCGGTGCGTGCCGCGGGGATCGAGGGGCGCGTCATGTGCTGGCTGTGGACGCCCGGCGGGCCCTGGCGCGAGGGCATCGAGGCCGATCTCGACATGTCCGTGAGCGGTATGTGGGCTCTGGACGAGGTTGTTGCTGCGGCTCGGGTGGTGGGGCGTCCCGCTCGTATTCAGTTGAAGGCCGATACGGGGCTCGGACGTAATGGGTGTCTGCCTGGTGACTGGCCCGAGCTCGTGCGGTCTGCCGTTGCCGCGGAGCGCGAGGGGCTTGTTGCCGTTTCCGGGCTCTGGTCCCATTTCGCTTGTGCCGATGAGCCGGGGCATCCGTCGATCGCCGCTCAGTTGGATCGATTTCGCGAGATGGTCTCCTTCGCGGAGGGGGCCGGGGTTCGGCCCGAGGTCCGGCACATCGCGAATTCGCCGGGGACTCTGACTCTGCCCGAGACCCATTTCGATCTGGTGCGGCCCGGCATCGCCATGTACGGGATCTCGCCCAGCCCCGAGATCGGCACCCCCGAGGACTTCGGGCTGCGGCCCGTCATGACCCTGTCGGCCTCGCTCGCCCTGGTGAAGCACGCCCCGGGCGGGCTCGGCGTCAGTTACGGGCATCACTACGTCACCCCGGGCGAGACCACCCTGGGGCTTGTCCCCCTCGGGTACGGGGACGGGATTCCCCGGCATGCCTCGGGGACCGGGCCCGTACTCGTCGGGGGCAAGTTGCGGACCGTCGCCGGACGCGTCGCCATGGACCAGTTCGTCGTCGATCTCGGCGGCGACGAGCTGAGGGCCGGGGACGAGGCCGTGCTGTTCGGGCCCGGCGACCGGGGCGAGCCGACCGCCGAGGACTGGGCGCAGGCCGCCGGCACCATCGCGTACGAGATCGTCACCCGGATCGGGGCGCGTGTTCCGCGCGTCTATGTGGACGGAGGAGCGGCACGTGGGTGA
- a CDS encoding NAD(P)H-hydrate dehydratase, producing MRTAYSVDTVRTAERALMARLPEGALMQRAAAGLAVVCAELLGKVYGARVVLLVGSGDNGGDALYAGARLARRGAGVAAVLLDSERVHRAGLAAFLSAGGRVADSFERVLAGADLVVDGIVGIGGRGGLRAGALPVVRAALDSRAVVVSVDLPSGVDADTGQVDGEAVRADVTVTFGAYKPGLLVDPGREYAGAVRLVDIGLEPVPGEGDLEALQHDDVARLLPEPTGESDKYRRGVVGIVAGSARYPGAAVLAVAGALRGGAGAVRYVGPAAGAVVSRFPETLVSEGAPRKAGRVQAWVAGPGLGDDASGLADVVGADVPVLIDADGLRLADPEAVRGRGAPTLLTPHAGEAAALLGVSREEVEAERLAAVRELAGRFSATVLLKGSTTLVAGGGGSAGGGGRLVRVNSTGTAWLATAGSGDVLSGLAGSLLAAGLGALDAGSVGAYLHGLAARRVSGGAPVVAQDVAGGIAGAWGDVRRGF from the coding sequence ATGCGTACTGCCTACAGCGTGGACACCGTACGGACCGCCGAGCGTGCCCTCATGGCGCGGCTTCCCGAAGGCGCCCTGATGCAGCGCGCCGCCGCCGGGCTCGCCGTCGTCTGCGCCGAGCTCCTCGGCAAGGTGTACGGGGCCCGGGTCGTGCTCCTCGTCGGGTCCGGGGACAACGGGGGTGACGCCCTCTACGCCGGTGCCCGGCTTGCCCGTCGTGGCGCCGGGGTTGCCGCCGTCCTGCTGGACTCCGAGCGGGTGCACCGTGCCGGGCTTGCCGCCTTCCTTTCCGCCGGGGGGCGCGTCGCCGACAGCTTTGAGCGGGTTCTTGCCGGGGCCGATCTCGTTGTCGACGGGATCGTGGGCATTGGGGGGCGGGGTGGGCTTCGTGCGGGTGCTCTTCCTGTTGTCCGTGCTGCCCTGGATTCTCGTGCCGTTGTCGTTTCTGTGGATCTGCCCAGCGGCGTCGACGCCGATACGGGGCAGGTCGACGGGGAGGCCGTCCGCGCCGATGTGACCGTCACCTTCGGTGCGTACAAGCCTGGGCTTCTTGTTGATCCCGGGCGGGAGTACGCCGGTGCCGTTCGTCTTGTCGACATTGGGCTTGAACCGGTTCCCGGCGAGGGGGATCTGGAGGCCCTTCAGCACGATGACGTGGCCCGGCTGTTGCCTGAGCCCACCGGTGAGAGCGACAAGTACCGGCGCGGTGTCGTGGGCATCGTCGCCGGGTCCGCCCGGTATCCCGGCGCCGCCGTGCTTGCCGTGGCCGGGGCCTTGCGGGGTGGGGCCGGGGCCGTTCGGTACGTCGGGCCTGCGGCCGGCGCCGTCGTCTCCCGGTTCCCGGAGACTCTGGTGTCCGAGGGCGCGCCCAGGAAGGCGGGGCGCGTGCAGGCGTGGGTGGCCGGGCCCGGCCTCGGTGATGACGCGTCCGGGCTCGCGGATGTCGTGGGGGCCGATGTGCCCGTTCTGATCGACGCCGATGGGCTGAGGCTCGCCGATCCTGAGGCCGTTCGGGGGCGGGGCGCGCCTACTTTGCTTACGCCTCATGCGGGGGAGGCCGCCGCGTTGTTGGGGGTTTCCCGGGAGGAGGTGGAGGCGGAACGGCTTGCCGCTGTGCGGGAGTTGGCCGGTCGGTTCTCCGCGACCGTTCTTCTGAAGGGGTCCACGACCCTGGTTGCCGGGGGTGGGGGTTCCGCCGGGGGCGGAGGGCGGTTGGTGCGGGTCAATTCCACTGGTACCGCGTGGCTGGCCACCGCCGGCAGCGGTGACGTTCTGTCCGGGCTCGCCGGGTCGCTGCTTGCCGCTGGGCTCGGGGCTCTCGATGCCGGGTCTGTGGGGGCCTATCTGCATGGGCTTGCCGCTCGGCGGGTGTCCGGTGGGGCGCCTGTTGTTGCTCAGGATGTGGCGGGTGGGATTGCTGGGGCCTGGGGGGATGTTCGGCGCGGCTTCTAG
- a CDS encoding holo-ACP synthase: MIIGVGIDVAEIERFEASLARTPGMAERLFVDRELLLSSGERRGVASLAARFAAKEALAKALGAPAGLRWTDAEVCVEASGQPRLRVTGTVAAAAEKLGVRSWHVSLSHDAGIASAVVIAEG, encoded by the coding sequence TTGATTATTGGGGTCGGGATCGACGTTGCCGAGATCGAGCGGTTCGAGGCGTCGCTCGCGCGTACGCCCGGAATGGCCGAACGGCTCTTTGTCGACCGGGAGTTGCTGCTGTCCAGTGGGGAGCGGCGGGGTGTCGCCTCTCTTGCCGCGCGGTTCGCCGCCAAGGAGGCGCTGGCCAAGGCGCTGGGGGCGCCGGCCGGGTTGCGGTGGACCGATGCGGAGGTCTGTGTCGAGGCGAGTGGGCAGCCGCGGCTGCGGGTCACCGGGACCGTTGCCGCCGCTGCCGAGAAGCTTGGGGTGCGGTCTTGGCATGTGTCGCTCAGTCATGATGCGGGGATTGCGTCCGCTGTTGTGATCGCCGAGGGGTAG
- the glmS gene encoding glutamine--fructose-6-phosphate transaminase (isomerizing) codes for MCGIVGYVGSQSALDVVLAGLKRLEYRGYDSAGVAVLADGGLASARKAGKLANLEKELVERPLPAGATGIGHTRWATHGAPTDVNAHPHLDNAGRVAVVHNGIIENFAELRAELAERGHVLESETDTEVVAHLLAEEFSVCADLAEAMRLVCRRLEGAFTLVAVHADEPDVVVGARRNSPLVVGVGEGEAFLASDVAAFIAHTRSAIELGQDQVVELRRDGVRDGVTVTDFDGRPAEVRSYHVDWDASAAEKGGYDYFMLKEIAEQPKAVADTLLGRIGVDGALTLDELRIPAAVLKGVDKVVIVACGTAFHAGLIAKYAIEHWTRIPCEVELASEFRYRDPILGGRSLVIAISQSGETMDTLMALRHARAQGATVLAICNTNGSTIPRESDAVLYTHAGPEVAVASTKAFLTQLVACYLVALYLGQVRGTKWGDEIRAVIRDLADISGEVERVLETMEPVRALARSLADKRTVLFLGRHVGYPVALEGALKLKELAYMHAEGFAAGELKHGPIALIEEDLPVVVVVPSPKGRSVLHDKIVSNIQEIRARGARTIVIAEEGDEAVVPYADHLVWIPATPTLLQPLVATVPLQVFACELATARGNEVDQPRNLAKSVTVE; via the coding sequence ATGTGCGGAATCGTGGGATACGTCGGATCTCAGTCGGCGCTCGACGTCGTGCTCGCCGGGCTGAAGCGGCTCGAATACCGGGGTTACGACTCGGCCGGGGTCGCGGTGCTCGCCGACGGCGGCCTCGCCTCGGCGAGGAAGGCGGGCAAGCTCGCCAACCTGGAGAAGGAGCTCGTGGAGCGGCCGCTGCCGGCCGGGGCCACGGGCATCGGCCATACCCGCTGGGCCACCCATGGCGCCCCCACCGACGTGAACGCGCATCCCCACCTCGACAACGCCGGCCGCGTCGCCGTCGTCCACAACGGCATCATCGAGAACTTCGCCGAGCTGCGCGCCGAGCTCGCCGAGCGCGGGCACGTCCTGGAGTCCGAGACCGACACCGAGGTCGTCGCGCATCTGCTCGCCGAGGAGTTCTCCGTGTGCGCGGACCTCGCAGAGGCCATGCGGCTCGTCTGCCGGCGCCTCGAAGGGGCGTTCACGCTGGTCGCCGTGCATGCCGACGAGCCCGACGTCGTCGTGGGTGCCCGGCGCAACTCGCCGCTCGTCGTGGGCGTGGGGGAGGGCGAGGCGTTCCTCGCCTCCGACGTCGCCGCCTTCATCGCCCATACGCGCTCCGCGATCGAACTGGGCCAGGACCAGGTCGTCGAGCTGCGCCGGGACGGCGTACGGGACGGGGTGACCGTCACCGACTTCGACGGGCGGCCCGCCGAGGTGCGGTCGTACCACGTCGACTGGGACGCCTCCGCCGCCGAGAAGGGCGGCTACGACTACTTCATGCTCAAGGAGATCGCCGAGCAGCCGAAGGCGGTCGCCGACACGCTGCTCGGGCGCATCGGCGTCGACGGGGCGCTGACGCTCGATGAACTCCGTATCCCCGCGGCCGTGTTGAAGGGAGTCGACAAGGTCGTGATCGTGGCGTGCGGGACGGCGTTCCACGCCGGTCTCATCGCCAAGTACGCCATCGAGCACTGGACCCGGATCCCCTGCGAGGTGGAGCTCGCGAGTGAGTTCCGGTACCGGGACCCGATTCTGGGCGGGCGCTCGCTCGTCATCGCCATCTCCCAGTCCGGCGAGACCATGGACACGCTGATGGCGCTGCGGCACGCCCGCGCACAGGGTGCGACCGTCCTCGCCATCTGCAACACGAACGGTTCGACCATTCCCCGCGAGTCCGACGCCGTGCTCTACACGCACGCCGGGCCCGAGGTCGCCGTCGCCTCCACCAAGGCGTTCCTCACGCAACTCGTCGCCTGCTATCTCGTGGCCCTGTACCTCGGGCAGGTGCGCGGCACGAAGTGGGGGGACGAGATCCGTGCGGTGATCCGGGACCTGGCCGACATCTCCGGTGAGGTCGAGCGCGTTCTGGAGACCATGGAGCCCGTGCGGGCGCTGGCCCGGTCGCTCGCCGACAAGCGGACCGTGCTCTTCCTGGGGCGGCACGTGGGCTATCCCGTCGCCCTTGAAGGCGCCCTGAAGCTCAAGGAACTCGCCTATATGCACGCCGAGGGCTTCGCCGCCGGTGAACTCAAGCACGGGCCCATCGCGTTGATCGAGGAGGACCTGCCTGTGGTGGTCGTCGTGCCGTCGCCCAAGGGGCGGTCCGTCCTCCACGACAAGATCGTGTCCAACATCCAGGAGATCCGGGCCCGCGGGGCGCGCACCATCGTGATCGCCGAGGAGGGCGACGAGGCGGTCGTCCCCTACGCCGACCATCTCGTGTGGATCCCTGCCACCCCTACGCTCCTTCAGCCGCTGGTTGCGACGGTGCCGTTGCAGGTGTTTGCTTGCGAGCTGGCCACTGCGCGGGGGAACGAGGTCGATCAGCCTCGGAACCTTGCCAAGTCCGTGACGGTGGAGTGA
- the coaA gene encoding type I pantothenate kinase: MPPTAPRSAHRHKPEATPYVDLTRTEWSALRNKTPLPLTADELEKLRGLGDVIDLDEVRDIYLPLSRLLNLYVGATDTLRGALNTFLGETVEKASQSGTPFVIGVAGSVAVGKSTVARLLQALLSRWPEHPRVELVTTDGFLLPTKELERRGLMSRKGFPESYDRRALTRFVADIKAGKDEVSAPVYSHLIYDIVPGQKLTVRRPDILIVEGLNVLQPAMPGKDGRTRVGLADYFDFSVYVDARAEDIESWYLNRFKKLRQTAFQNPSSYFRKYTQVSEEEALDYARTTWRTINKPNLLENVAPTRGRATLVVRKGPDHKVQRLSLRKL; encoded by the coding sequence GTGCCCCCGACGGCACCCCGGAGCGCCCACCGGCACAAGCCGGAGGCGACTCCCTACGTCGACCTCACCCGCACCGAGTGGAGCGCGCTGCGCAACAAGACGCCGCTTCCCCTCACCGCCGATGAGCTGGAGAAACTGCGCGGCCTCGGCGATGTCATCGACCTCGACGAGGTCCGGGACATCTACCTCCCGCTCTCGCGCCTCCTCAACCTCTACGTCGGCGCCACCGACACCCTGCGCGGCGCCCTCAACACCTTCCTCGGCGAGACCGTCGAGAAGGCGTCCCAGTCGGGCACACCCTTCGTCATAGGGGTCGCCGGTTCGGTGGCGGTGGGCAAGTCGACCGTCGCCCGCCTCCTCCAGGCGCTGCTGTCCCGCTGGCCGGAGCACCCGCGCGTGGAGCTGGTCACCACGGACGGCTTCCTGCTGCCGACGAAGGAGCTGGAGCGGCGCGGCCTGATGTCGCGCAAGGGCTTCCCCGAGTCGTACGACCGACGCGCCCTGACCCGCTTCGTCGCCGACATCAAGGCGGGCAAGGACGAGGTCTCGGCGCCCGTCTACTCCCACCTGATCTACGACATCGTGCCCGGCCAGAAGCTCACGGTCCGCCGCCCCGACATCCTCATCGTCGAGGGCCTCAACGTCCTTCAGCCGGCCATGCCCGGCAAGGACGGCCGCACCCGCGTCGGCCTCGCCGACTACTTCGACTTCAGCGTGTACGTGGACGCGCGCGCCGAAGACATCGAGAGCTGGTACCTCAACCGGTTCAAGAAGCTCCGCCAGACGGCGTTCCAGAACCCGTCCTCGTACTTCCGCAAGTACACGCAGGTCTCCGAGGAGGAGGCGCTCGACTACGCGCGGACGACCTGGCGGACCATCAACAAGCCGAATCTGCTGGAGAATGTGGCGCCCACGCGAGGCCGCGCGACGCTCGTCGTGCGCAAGGGCCCCGACCACAAGGTGCAGCGGCTGAGCCTGCGGAAGCTGTAG
- a CDS encoding DUF389 domain-containing protein, translating to MLHLRLITPADKTDAVARLIERTVGTTHLVVVPGAARDPEGDVVMCDVAREAGDELISGLRGLHIDTTGSIAVENIDLSLSRLADRAEDEAPGEGADAVLWEALTDATHEESTLNVTYVAFLAVATMLAACGVMLDNAILIVGAMAVGPEFGPLAGISTALVQRAPRLVWRSLWALLAGFAAAMVLTAGFSWLLDLFGLFTRSMVEADRPNTSFIWKPDWMSFVVAFLAGIAGTLSLTSAKSGALIGVAISVTTVPAAANAAVAFAYSDYAQTWGSTAQLLANLGGIVLAGTLTLLAQKWFWAKQRKRATPAAGPA from the coding sequence ATGCTGCACCTGCGACTGATCACCCCGGCCGACAAGACCGACGCGGTGGCCCGCCTGATCGAGAGGACCGTCGGCACCACGCATCTCGTGGTGGTGCCGGGCGCGGCCCGCGACCCCGAGGGTGACGTCGTGATGTGCGACGTCGCCCGGGAGGCCGGCGACGAGCTGATCAGCGGGCTGCGCGGCCTCCACATCGACACGACGGGCTCGATCGCCGTCGAGAACATCGACCTGTCGCTGTCGAGGCTGGCCGACAGGGCGGAGGACGAGGCGCCGGGAGAGGGCGCGGACGCGGTCCTGTGGGAAGCACTGACGGACGCGACACACGAGGAGTCGACGCTCAACGTCACCTACGTGGCGTTCCTGGCCGTCGCGACGATGCTCGCGGCCTGCGGTGTGATGCTGGACAACGCGATCCTGATCGTCGGCGCGATGGCCGTCGGCCCCGAGTTCGGGCCCCTCGCCGGGATCTCCACGGCGCTGGTGCAGCGCGCCCCGCGCCTGGTGTGGCGATCGCTGTGGGCGCTGCTGGCGGGATTCGCCGCCGCGATGGTGCTCACGGCCGGGTTCAGCTGGCTCCTTGACCTGTTCGGCCTGTTCACGCGCTCGATGGTCGAGGCGGACCGGCCGAACACGTCGTTCATCTGGAAGCCGGACTGGATGTCGTTCGTCGTGGCGTTCCTCGCGGGCATCGCCGGGACGCTGTCCCTCACGTCGGCGAAGTCGGGCGCCCTGATCGGCGTCGCCATCTCGGTGACGACGGTCCCGGCCGCGGCGAACGCGGCGGTGGCGTTCGCGTACAGCGACTACGCCCAGACGTGGGGCTCCACCGCGCAGCTCCTCGCGAACCTCGGCGGCATCGTCCTGGCCGGCACGCTCACCCTGCTCGCCCAGAAGTGGTTCTGGGCGAAGCAGCGCAAGCGTGCCACTCCTGCGGCCGGACCTGCCTAG
- the glmM gene encoding phosphoglucosamine mutase translates to MGRLFGTDGVRGVANADLTAELALGLSVAAAHVLGEAGTFEGHRPVAVVGRDPRASGEFLEAAVVAGLASAGVDVLRVGVLPTPAVAHLTGALGADLGVMLSASHNAMPDNGIKFFARGGHKLADELEDRIEQVYEQHRTGAPWDRPTGSGVGRVNSYDAGFDQYVAHLIGVLPNRLDGLRIVLDEAHGAAAKVSPEAFTQAGAQIVTIGADPDGLNINDGCGSTHLDLLKAAVIKHGADLGIAHDGDADRCLAVDHTGAEIDGDQILAVLALSMREHGALRQDTVVATVMSNLGFKLAMEREGIEFVATAVGDRYVLESMKEHDYALGGEQSGHVIILDHATTGDGTLTGLLLAARVAQTGRTLQDLASVMERLPQVLVNVRDVDKSRVTTSAELAAAVTDAERELGATGRVLLRSSGTEPLVRVMVEAADIEQARSIAGRLADVVKSTLG, encoded by the coding sequence GTGGGACGACTGTTCGGCACGGACGGCGTACGAGGTGTCGCCAACGCGGATCTGACGGCCGAGCTCGCGCTCGGACTCTCCGTGGCGGCGGCACATGTGCTCGGCGAGGCGGGGACGTTCGAGGGGCACCGTCCGGTGGCCGTGGTCGGTCGTGACCCACGGGCCTCGGGCGAGTTCCTCGAGGCGGCGGTCGTCGCGGGTCTGGCGAGCGCGGGCGTCGACGTCCTGCGGGTCGGCGTGCTGCCCACCCCCGCGGTGGCGCATCTCACCGGCGCGCTGGGCGCCGACCTCGGCGTGATGCTGTCCGCCAGTCACAACGCGATGCCGGACAACGGCATCAAGTTCTTCGCGCGCGGCGGCCACAAGCTCGCCGACGAGCTGGAGGACCGGATCGAGCAGGTCTACGAGCAGCACCGCACCGGTGCGCCGTGGGACCGCCCGACCGGTTCCGGCGTCGGCCGTGTGAACTCGTACGACGCGGGCTTCGACCAGTACGTCGCCCACCTCATCGGTGTGCTGCCCAACCGCCTCGACGGCCTGCGGATCGTCCTGGACGAGGCGCACGGCGCGGCGGCCAAGGTCTCTCCCGAGGCGTTCACGCAGGCCGGTGCCCAGATCGTCACGATCGGCGCCGACCCGGACGGCCTGAACATCAACGACGGCTGCGGCTCCACCCACCTCGACCTGCTGAAGGCCGCCGTCATCAAGCACGGCGCCGACCTCGGCATCGCGCACGACGGTGACGCCGACCGCTGCCTGGCCGTCGACCACACGGGCGCCGAGATCGACGGGGACCAGATCCTCGCCGTGCTCGCCCTGTCGATGCGGGAGCACGGCGCCCTGCGCCAGGACACCGTTGTCGCGACCGTCATGTCGAACCTCGGCTTCAAGCTGGCCATGGAGCGCGAGGGCATCGAGTTCGTGGCGACCGCCGTCGGCGACCGGTACGTCCTGGAGTCGATGAAGGAGCACGACTACGCGCTCGGCGGCGAGCAGTCCGGGCACGTGATCATCCTCGACCACGCGACGACCGGCGACGGCACGCTCACGGGTCTGCTGCTCGCGGCCCGCGTCGCCCAGACCGGCCGCACCCTCCAGGACCTCGCCTCCGTCATGGAGCGCCTCCCGCAGGTCCTGGTCAATGTGCGCGACGTCGACAAGTCCCGCGTCACGACGTCCGCCGAGCTGGCCGCCGCCGTCACCGACGCCGAGCGCGAGCTGGGCGCGACGGGCCGGGTGCTGCTGCGCTCGTCCGGCACGGAGCCGCTGGTCCGCGTCATGGTCGAGGCCGCCGACATCGAGCAGGCCCGCTCGATCGCCGGGCGCCTCGCCGATGTCGTCAAGTCCACGCTCGGATAA
- the rpsI gene encoding 30S ribosomal protein S9 — protein MAETTVEQPVEETEIVDVEQYTTESEVPVEGEYTSESNAARFGDPQPAAGLGRRKNAIARVRIVPGTGKWKVNGRTLEDYFPNKVHQQEVNEPFKVLELDNRYDVIARISGGGVSGQAGALRLGVARALNEADVDNNRGALKKAGYLKRDDRAVERKKAGLKKARKAPQYSKR, from the coding sequence GTGGCCGAGACCACCGTTGAGCAGCCGGTCGAAGAGACCGAGATTGTCGACGTCGAGCAGTACACCACCGAGTCCGAGGTCCCCGTCGAGGGTGAGTACACCTCGGAGTCGAACGCCGCGCGCTTCGGCGACCCGCAGCCGGCCGCCGGCCTGGGCCGTCGCAAGAACGCCATCGCGCGTGTCCGCATCGTGCCCGGCACCGGCAAGTGGAAGGTCAACGGGCGCACGCTCGAGGACTACTTCCCGAACAAGGTCCACCAGCAGGAAGTCAACGAGCCCTTCAAGGTGCTCGAGCTCGACAACCGCTACGACGTCATCGCCCGCATCTCGGGTGGCGGCGTCTCCGGTCAGGCCGGTGCGCTCCGTCTCGGTGTCGCCCGTGCGCTGAACGAGGCCGACGTCGACAACAACCGCGGCGCCCTCAAGAAGGCCGGTTACCTCAAGCGTGACGACCGTGCGGTCGAGCGCAAGAAGGCCGGTCTCAAGAAGGCCCGTAAGGCCCCGCAGTACAGCAAGCGCTAA
- the rplM gene encoding 50S ribosomal protein L13: MRTYSPKPGDITRQWYVIDAQDVVLGRLATTAANILRGKHKPIYAPHVDAGDFVIIINADKVHLSGNKKTQKMAYRHSGYPGGLRSVRYDELLDKNPEKAVEKAIKGMIPKNTLGRQVLSKLKVYSGDQHPHAAQQPVPFEITQVAQ; encoded by the coding sequence GTGCGTACGTACAGCCCCAAGCCCGGCGACATCACTCGCCAGTGGTACGTCATCGACGCCCAGGATGTCGTCCTGGGTCGTCTGGCGACCACTGCCGCGAACATCCTGCGGGGCAAGCACAAGCCGATCTACGCCCCCCACGTCGACGCTGGTGACTTCGTCATCATCATCAACGCGGACAAGGTGCACCTCTCCGGCAACAAGAAGACCCAGAAGATGGCGTACCGCCACTCCGGTTACCCGGGCGGTCTGCGTTCCGTTCGTTACGACGAGCTGCTGGACAAGAACCCGGAGAAGGCCGTCGAGAAGGCCATCAAGGGCATGATCCCCAAGAACACCCTGGGCCGTCAGGTTCTCTCGAAGCTGAAGGTCTACTCGGGCGACCAGCACCCCCACGCTGCCCAGCAGCCGGTGCCGTTCGAGATCACCCAGGTCGCGCAGTAG
- the truA gene encoding tRNA pseudouridine(38-40) synthase TruA, producing the protein MSDEVEPGFVRVRLDLSYDGKDFSGWAKQASGRRTVQGEIEDALKTVTRSAQTYELTVAGRTDAGVHARGQVAHVDLPEDVWAEHQDKLLRRLAGRLPHDVRVWKVAQAPSGFNARFAAVWRRYVYRVTDNPGGVDPLLRSHVLWHDWELDLDAMNAAAEKLLGEHDFAAYCKRREGATTIRTLQELRWERSPDGILEATVRADAFCHNMVRSLVGAMLFVGDGHRTPDWPAKVLAAGVRDSAVHVVRPHGLTLEEVGYPADELLAARSKEARNRRTLPGAPFSEPGCC; encoded by the coding sequence GTGAGTGACGAGGTAGAGCCCGGGTTCGTGCGGGTGCGGCTTGATCTGTCGTACGACGGCAAGGACTTCTCCGGGTGGGCGAAGCAGGCCAGTGGCCGGCGGACCGTGCAGGGTGAGATCGAAGACGCGCTGAAGACCGTGACCCGGTCCGCGCAGACGTACGAGCTGACCGTGGCCGGGCGGACCGACGCCGGGGTGCACGCGCGCGGGCAGGTCGCGCATGTCGATCTGCCGGAGGACGTCTGGGCCGAGCACCAGGACAAGCTCCTGCGCCGGCTCGCGGGACGGTTGCCGCACGATGTGCGGGTGTGGAAGGTGGCTCAGGCGCCGAGCGGGTTCAACGCGCGGTTCGCCGCCGTGTGGCGTCGGTACGTGTACCGGGTGACCGACAACCCGGGCGGTGTCGATCCGCTGTTGCGCAGTCATGTGCTGTGGCACGACTGGGAGTTGGATCTCGACGCGATGAACGCCGCCGCGGAGAAGCTGCTCGGGGAGCACGACTTCGCCGCGTACTGCAAGCGGCGCGAGGGCGCGACGACGATCCGTACGCTCCAGGAGCTGCGGTGGGAGCGGTCGCCCGACGGGATCCTCGAAGCGACCGTCCGGGCCGACGCGTTCTGCCACAACATGGTGCGCTCGCTGGTCGGCGCGATGCTGTTCGTCGGTGACGGGCACCGGACGCCGGACTGGCCCGCGAAGGTCCTGGCCGCCGGCGTACGGGACTCGGCGGTGCACGTGGTGCGGCCGCACGGCCTGACGCTGGAGGAAGTCGGTTACCCGGCCGACGAGTTGCTCGCGGCGCGCAGCAAGGAAGCCAGGAACAGGCGGACGCTGCCGGGGGCGCCCTTCTCGGAACCGGGGTGCTGCTGA
- the rplQ gene encoding 50S ribosomal protein L17 — translation MPRPAKGARLGGSAAHEKLLLANLAKSLFEHGKITTTEAKARRLRPYAERLVTKAKKGDLHNRRQVLQVITDKSVIHTLFTEIAPRYENRPGGYTRITKIGNRRGDNAPMAVIELVEALTVAQQATGEAEAATKRAAKDTEAAAPAAEVVEDAAAVEAAEESKDA, via the coding sequence ATGCCGCGTCCCGCCAAGGGTGCCCGTCTGGGCGGCAGTGCTGCGCACGAGAAGCTGCTTCTCGCGAACCTCGCGAAGTCGCTCTTCGAGCACGGCAAGATCACGACGACCGAGGCCAAGGCCCGTCGTCTGCGTCCGTACGCGGAGCGTCTGGTCACCAAGGCGAAGAAGGGCGACCTTCACAACCGCCGTCAGGTGCTCCAGGTCATCACCGACAAGAGCGTCATCCACACGCTCTTCACGGAGATCGCCCCGCGCTACGAGAACCGTCCGGGTGGTTACACCCGTATCACCAAGATCGGTAACCGCCGTGGCGACAACGCGCCCATGGCTGTCATCGAGCTGGTCGAGGCGCTGACGGTTGCGCAGCAGGCCACCGGTGAGGCCGAGGCCGCCACCAAGCGTGCCGCCAAGGACACCGAGGCTGCCGCTCCGGCCGCCGAGGTCGTCGAGGACGCCGCAGCGGTCGAGGCCGCTGAGGAGTCCAAGGACGCCTGA